A stretch of DNA from bacterium:
GCTTCCCCTCCGTCCGGCCGACAATGTTGCAGGAACGCTAGGCCACCGGTGCACCGCGGTGGTAGGGCCGAACTACCCCGCCAGCCAGCGGCGCGGCCAATCCGCCGCCTTGGTGATGCCGATGCGCGGGGTCACCAGGTGCGGGCGCGGCGGCACGTGACCGTCGTCGTACAGCTCGGCCTCGCGCCCGTTCCATGAGCGGTCGATCTCCAACTCACGGCACAGCCGGCCCGGGCCGGTGGTGCGGCGGGCATCGATGCCGTCCACCACGACGGAGCGGATCAACACCGCCTGCCCGTCGCCCGCAGCTCCGGTGACCAGGTTGAGGCAGTGGTGCATGCCGTAGATCAGGTACACGTACCAGTGCCCTGGGGGCCCGAACATGGGCGCGTTGCGCTCCGTGGGGCCACGGAACGAGTGGCTGGCGGGGTCGT
This window harbors:
- a CDS encoding DNA-3-methyladenine glycosylase; translation: MVAPDLLHKVARLGPHLARITEVEAYTRDDPASHSFRGPTERNAPMFGPPGHWYVYLIYGMHHCLNLVTGAAGDGQAVLIRSVVVDGIDARRTTGPGRLCRELEIDRSWNGREAELYDDGHVPPRPHLVTPRIGITKAADWPRRWLAG